The sequence CGGACCGACGGCGCTCCGCGGGCTGCGGGAACCGTCCGTGACCTGGCCGCCGCTCTGCCTCGGGCCGGCCGGGGCCTGACGGCCGGGCTGCTGACCGTCACGCTGTTGACCGGCCTGCTGCCCCTGGTCCAGATGGGGCTCACCAGCATCGCGGTCGGCTCGCTCCCCGACGCCGTGCGCCATGGTGCGGGCACAAGGGCGCACACTCGCCTCGTGCTGGTGCTCGCCGTGCTGACCGCGGTGTTCTTCGCCGCGCAGGCCGCCGTTCCGCTCCAGAGGTCGCTGTGCCGAGCCCTCGGTACGCGGCTGGAGGAACGCACCCGGATGCGGGTCATGGCGGCGGCAGACGGCGAGGAGCACGGCGGGGAAGGGCTTCGGGAGGCGGTGGCGCGGGCGCGGGACATCAGGACCGCCGCGTTCGGACCGTCGGCCGCGGTGGGGGGACTGTCCGGTCTGGTCGCGGGACGTCTGCACGGGCTGGCGGCGGCCGCTGTCCTGGCCACCTTCCAATGGTGGGCGCCGCTGGTGCTGCTGGGCACCTTCCTCCCCTGGGACCGCTACTTCCGCCAGGAACACGCCAAGGTCGCGAAGGGCTGGGCGGGCCGCACCGAGGAGCAGGAACGGGCCAGGTACTACCGCGATCTCGCCTTCGATCCGGCGGCGGGCAAGGAGATCAGGATCTTCGGCCTCGCGGGCTTCGTCGGCGACCGGTTCGCCAGGCACTTCCGGCGGGCCATGAGCCCGGTATGGCGCGGGCGCGGCACCGACCTGCGACGCTTCCTTCCCCGCGTGGCGCTGGTGGCGCTCGGCTACGCCGTGGTCTACGGCTCCATGGGCCGCGAGCTGTCGAACGGGACGCTCGGGCTCACCGCCACGGTGCTGTACGTCCAGACGGCCGGTCAGATCTGGCGGATCGTACCGAGCTTCAACGACCTCTCGCGGCTCGCCATCGGGGCCGGCGCCGTCTCGGCGGCGGCGCGACTGCCCGAGCCCGCCGGACACGCGTCGCAGCGGGCCGTACCACCCGCACCCGCGCACCGGCCCGTCATCCGGTTCGAGAACGTGACCTACCGCTATCCGGCGGCAGCCGACGAGGTTCTGCATGGCATCGACCTGACCGTCCCGGCGGGCGGAACCCTGGCGGTGGTCGGGGCCAACGGTGCGGGCAAGAGCACTCTGATCAACCTGCTGTGCGGTCTTGTCCGGCCCACCGACGGCCGGGTGACAGCGGATGGCACGGACCTCGCGGACTTGGCGTCCGGCGAGTGGCGGACCGGGGTCGCCGCGGTCTTCCAGGACCAGGTGCGCTACCCCTTCTCGGTCCGCGACAACATCGCCGTCGGAGCGGCCGGTCCGGTCGATGACGCGGCGGTACTGCGGGCTGCCGGGCAGGCGGGGGCGGCGGAGCTGATCGGGCGGCTGCCCCGAGGACTGGACACCGTGTTGTCCCGCGACTTCACGGGAGGCACCGAACTCTCCGGCGGGCAGTGGCAGTCCATAGCGGTGGCCCGTGCGCTGGCCGGCACCGCGACGGGCGCCCACCTGCTCGTGCTCGACGAGCCGACGGCGAGTCTGGACGTACGCGCCGAGGCGGAGCTGTTCGGGAGGATCATCGGCGCGGACACCGGCTTGACCACGGTGCTGGTCTCCCATCGCTTCGCCAACGTCCGGCGCGCCGACCGCATCGTCGTCCTGGACGGCGGCCGCGTCACCGAGGAGGGAACCCACGACGAGCTGATGCGGTTGAACGGCCGGTACGCACAGATGTTCCGTCTCCAGGCCGCCCATTTCACCGATGCGGCCAAGGAGCCCGCCGAAGGGCGTCCGGACGTCCCCGGCCCGGACGCCTCGGTTCTTGATGTGCCCCGCCCGAACGCCGAAGACACCGATGTCGCAGCCGTGGACCTCGCGGACGGGAGGACACCGTGAGGGAGACACTCCGGCTGATCCGTCTGGTCCTGTCCGACTCCCTGCGCGCCGACCCGCGGCTCACGGCGGCGGTCATCGCCCTGCGGATCGCCGCGGGCGTCCTGGCCCCGCTCGACGCCGTCGCCCTCGGGCTCCTCGTCGACGCGGCCCTGAGCGGGAACACCCCGGCATCGCTCGGTTACGCCGTCATGTTCGCGGTGTGCGACGCGGGGAGTTCGGCGCTCAACCACCCGGCGGGAAAACTGGAGCTGACCCTCAGGGAGAAGACCGACTTCCTCCTTGAACGCCGGGTCGTCAAAGCCGTGAGCGAGCCGGTGACGACCGGTCACCTGGAACACCCCGCCTACCTTGACCAGGTCGAGAGGGCCAGGGACCAGTCGTCTTCGCTGGGCGCGTTGGTGGTCCGGCTGGTCGCCCTGGTGCAGGTTCTGATCATGGTGGCGATCACCGTGGCCGCCCTGGTCACCGTGCATGGGGCGCTGGCCCTGCTGTTGATCGTGGCGATTCCCGCCGTCGCTGCCACGGGGCGCGCTGAGTCCGTGCGGATGCGCGCCGAGGAGCAGTTGGCCGAGCCTCTGCGACACACCGACCGCATCTTCGAACTGGCCACCCGGCCGCAGGCGACGGCCGAGATCCGGCTGTCCGGCAGCGGACCTCTGCTGCGCGAGCGGTTCCGTGAGAGCTCTGCGCACATTGCCGCGGTGCGGGGTCGCGCCGAGCGGCGGGCCGCGGGGATCACGGCGGCCGGATGGCTGGTGTTCTCGACCGGTCTGCTGGCCGCGCTCGTCCTGCTCGTCCGGGAGGCCATACACGGCCGGGTCGGCGTCGGCGCCGCGCTGATCATCCTGGGTCTGGCGGTGCGACTCATCGAGCAGGTGGACGACATCACGATGGCCGTGGCGGGTGCGCGGCGGGCACTGATCGACGGGCGGCGCCTGCTTCGCCTGGTGGACGGCATCGACCGAGCCGCCGGGACGCCCTCTCCGCCGGCGACGGGGCAGGTCCCCGAGCGTCTGGCACACGGCATCGAGTTGCGTGGAGTGAGCTTCCGCCACCCCGGCGCGGAGCGCGACGTACTGCGGGAGATCGACCTCTGTCTGGAGCCGGGTAGCACCGTCGCGGTCGTGGGCGTGACCGGGGCGGGCAAGACCACCCTCGTCAAACTGCTCTGCCGCCTGTACGAACCCGACGTCGGCGAGATCACCGTCGATGGCCAGGGGCTCCGGGAACTGCCCGCTGAGGAGTGGCGCGGTGCCATGTCGGCCTGCTTCCAGGACTACGTACGCTTCGAACTCCTTGCCCGGGAGGCCATCGGCATAGGACAACTGGCTGACGTGGAGCGGGAGTCACGGGTCCGTGCGGCCGCGTTCCGGGCGGACATCACCGGAGTTCTGGACGGCCTGCCGCACGGCCTGGATACCCAGCTCGGCGCCCGCTGGACCGGAGGCGTGGGCCTGTCGGGCGGGCAGTGGCAGCGGCTCGCACTGGCTCGCGCCTCGATGCGCACCAGCCCTCTCCTGCTCGTACTGGACGAGCCCAGCGCCGGCATCGACGCCGTGACCGAGCACGCGATCTTCGAGCGCTACACCCGTGCAAGCCGGGAGGGAGCCCTCTCCGGGGCGGTGACCCTGCTCGTTTCGCACCGCTTCTCCACGGTCCGGATGGCCGACCGCATCGTCGTGCTGGACGGCGGACGCATCACGGAGAGCGGCAGTCACGACGAACTGATGCGCCTCGGCGGGACCTACGCAGAACTCTTCCACCTCCAGGCCGATGGCTACGGCAGGTCCGGTGACCGAACCCTGTCGACCTCCTGACCGAGAACAACTGCCTTGAGGACAAGGGGGGGATGACCGCCCGGCTTTCGGTCCGGGCCGGCAGCGGAGTGGAACGCCGAGGAGCGTTCATGCGGATGGCGGCCGGGTGGAGGGGATGGGCGGAAGCCATGTGGGCGTGTTGTGGCGGAAGCTGTGACCGATGGGGATGATCCCGGCACCGTTGTCCAGGGCCGAGAGACAGACTCCGAGGTATTCCTCACCGTCGGCCGCAGCCCCGAGGGGCGTACCGCACAAGGCGCAGAACCAGCGTTGCATCGTGGGCCAGGACCGGTACGAGCTGGGGGTTCCGGGCCCGGTCCAGCTGAAGCCGGTCCGGCGGAAGCCGACCCAGCCCATGATCGGGCCGCCGGAGAGGCGGGAGCAGTGGGGGCAGGCACATACGTGGGGGTCGTAGGGCTCCCCCATCGCTTCGAAACGGATGTGGCCGCACAGGCAGCCGCCGGTGGATGCCTCTGTCGTGGGTGTCAGGTCGCTGGGCATGGGGCTTCCTTGCTGTCGCGGCACGGCCGGGACGGTGGACATGCGCGTCGACTCGCCACAAGAGGACGGGCCTACGGGCGGAGTTCGGGGCAGGTGAGGGCGCTCCGGGGTGGGCAGCCTGGCACGCCGACTCCGTGGCGTGGGAGCGGCCGAGCGGAATCGGGCCATCGCCGCCGCCGTGCCGCCGTACGCCGGGCACTGTCGGGCGCAGCCGCCGCATGGGGCGGACGGGGCATCAGGTTGGCCGGAAACCCTCGGAGGAAGCGGCCGAACGGGCGACCATCGCTCGAACGAGGGCGTTTCGACGGCAGGACCCCGCGCCCTTGGCGCGAGCGGCGACATTCGTACACGCGTCCAGAAATCCCCTCGCCGTCACCCGTTACGGCGTGCCGGGTGCCCCGTTTCTAGAGCACCCGTGCCATTCGACGATCTGCTGGAGGACACGATGACTCCGCTCCCCGCCCCCGCGTGCCGGCCCCTCGCATTCGAACGACGGTGGCCTGTCCCGGCTCCTCCCACCCTCGGCGTGCAGCAGGTCGACACCTCCACCCACCGCTCGACGCGGCCGGATGCGAGGCGGGAGGGATGACGAACACGCACCCTCCGAAGGTCCCCGTCGACGGGAGTGTTCCGGCGCCGCGGTCCGTCCCGCTCCCACTGCCTCCCGCGACGTTCCCCACCGGCCCGCAGGACGGCGATGTGACCGACGGGATGAAGGAGGCGTACTGGTCTGTCCACGACGGCGCGGCCGCGAACGCCACGGTGTGGCAGGTCCTTGCCCGGCTGCCCAGGATCACGGCCCTGATCGGGCGGCTCGCCTGGGGCGCGGACCGCTCCGCCACGGTCACGGTCGTCGTCTGCCAACTGGCATCGGCGGCCATGAGCGCCTTCGGGCTGATCGCCTCGGTCGCTGTTCTCCAGCACCTGTTCGCCCAGGGCCCCACGCCCGACCGTGTGCGTGCCGCCGTTCCCCAGATCCTCCTCATCGTCGGTTTCCTCGCGGCCCGTGCGCTCATGGAGGCCGCTGTCGCGGCTGCTCAGGCCAGGGTGACGCCCAAGATCCGCACGGCCCTGGAATGCGAATTCTTCCGGCTCACCGCGCACGTGCGTCTCGAAGCGGTCGAGGACGCCGAGTGGCACGACGAGGTGCACCGCGCCAACGACCGAGGGCTGTTCTACGCGCGGCAGATCGTCGGGCAGGTCGTCTCCCTCGCGTCCGCCGGCCTGGGGCTCGTCGGCACCGCCGGTGTACTGAGCCTCCTGCACCCGCTCCTGTTGCCCCTGCTGCTGCTGTCCGTCGTCCCGGTCGGCGCGGCCGCCGTCCGCAGCGCACGCGCCAGATTCCACTCCTTCAAACGCTGGAACACCCTGCAGCGCCGGGTCCGGGTCTTCTCGTGGCTGATGCTCGACGTGGACGCGGCCGCCGAACTGCGCTCCGACACCGCGCAGGGCGCGCTCCTGGAAGAGCACCGGCGGCTCACCACCAAGATCGCAGCGGAGGACAGCAGGCTGGGCCTGTACTCCGCGATGCTGAACCTGGCCGGGCGGGCTGTGGGCGGGCTCGGGACCGGCATCACCTACACGGTGCTGGGTGCCATGCTGATCGCCGGATGGCTTCCCCTGGCAGCCGGTGCCGGTGCCGTCATCGCCATCCAGGCAGGCCAGGCGTCGCTGACCCGGCTCGTCGAGGTCGCCCATCTCGTCTACGAGCACGCCCTATGGGTGGACGACCTCCTTGCCGTGCAGGAACGCTGTCGCCAACTACTGCCTCGCAGAACCGCGTTGAACGCGCCCGCCCAGGTGAGGACGATCACCCTGGAGAACGTGCGGTTCACCTACCCCGGCAAGGACACACCGGCCCTGGACGGGATCAGCTTGACCCTCCGCGCCGGGGAGACGGTGGCATTCGTCGGCCTCAACGGTTCGGGCAAGAGCACCTGCGCCAAGCTCCTCGCCGGCCTGTACGAGGCGCAGCAGGGCAGCGTGCGCTGGAATGGCGTCGACATGCGTGACATGGACGCCCAGTCGGTCCACCGGCAGGTGGCCTGTGTGCTGCAGGAGCCGGTCCGCTTCCCTTTCAGCGCCCTGTCGAACATCACCATCTCGACCGGCACTCTCGTGGACGTCGATCCGCAGCGGGCGATGGACGCCGCGCGGGCGTCCGGCGCCGACGGTGTCATCGCCGCCCTGCCCGGCCAGTGGGGAGCGATCCTGTCCAAGCGGTTCAAGGACGGCCAGGAGCTGTCGGGCGGACAGTGGGCGAAAGTGGCCGTGGGCCGCGGCCTGTACAAGAAGGCACCGTTGCTCCTCCTGGACGAGCCGACGGCCAGCATGGACCCTCCTTCCGAGCACGCTGTCTACGAGGCGGTACTGCGCGGCCGGCTGCGTGAGGACCAGATCACCGTGCTGATCTCCCACCGACTGGCCAGCGTCATCGACTGCCACCGGATCCATGTGTTCGACAGCGGTCGCATCGTCGAGTCCGGGTCCCACGACGAACTGATGGCCCTGGGCGGCGACTACGCAGCCATGTTCACGCTTCAGGCCGGTGGCTACCGACCCCGCACCCCTGCGGCCACCGCGACGACCGCCGTCGAGGAGGCGACGCAGTGATCCCACCCCGGAAACGGTCGGCGCTCCGGCGCCTGTTCACTCTCCGAGTGAGCTCTTCAGGAAGTCCAGTTCGAGCCGCAGCAGGGTGTCCGCGACCCCTTCCCCGGTCACGAGGTGCCCGACCCCCGGGAGCAGCAGCACGCTGTGCGGCCGCCCCGCAGCGAGCAACTTCGCCGAGAAGCGCAGCGTATGCGCCGGGGCCACATTGTCGTCGGCCAGTCCGTGCACGAGCATCAGCGGCCGGGTCAGGTTCCCGGCGAGCGGGATCAGCGAGCTGCGCTCGTAGTCGAGCGGCTGGAGGCGCGGGTGGCCGAGGAAGCGCTCCTCCCAATACGTGTCGTACAGGCGCCGGTCGGTCGGCGGCGCGCCCGCGACCGCCGCGTGGAACACATCGGGACGGTGCAGTACGGCGCCGGCGGCAAGGTAGCCGCTGAACGACCAGCCCCGGATGCCCACTCGTCCCAGGTCGATGGCCTCGCACCGTTCAGCGGCAGCGTGCAGCCCGTCGATCTGGTCGTCGAGGACAGGGGTGAGCCGGTCACCGAGGATGGCTTGCTGCCACCGCACCCCGCGGCCGGGGGTTCCCCGCCCGTCCGTGGCCAGTACGGCAAAGCCGTGTTCGGCGTACCACTGGCACACCGCCGTGTACCAACCGTGCGCCTTCGTCACCACCTGCATGCCGGGTCCGGCGTACGGACTGAGCAGTACGGGCAGCTTGTCCATGCCCGGTTCGTACCAGGAGGGCAGATGGAGTCGGCTGCGCAACTGCCGCTCACCCAGCGACAGATGCGCCGGCCGCGGTGTGACCGGCGGCTGTTCCGCCAGGACCGCGATCCGGCCGACCTGTCTGCCGCCCCGCAGCACCGTCACCGTCTGCCCGTCCGGAGTTCTGCTGTCCAGCACGAGGGTGTCACCCCCGGCGGTGGCCGTATGCACCCCCGGAGTGTGCGTCAGCCGTTCGAAGCCGTGGCCGGGCTCGTATGCCCAGACATGCACTTCTGTCGGCTCTTCACTCGCGGTGAACAACACCCGTTCGCCCACCGACCCCAGTACCGCGCGTACCTGGAGTCCGGCCGGAGCGAGGACCTCACCCATCCGGATCGTCCGCTCGTCACCGCGGACCTGAGGCAGCACCAGCACTCCCGATGCGGTGTGCAGCGGAGCACCCGGCGGAAACTCGACCCATCCTTCATCGGTGTGCTGGGACAGCCGCTCGACGGTGCCGGTCACGGGGTCGGCCCGCAGCACCCACATCGTTCGCTGATCCCGGGTCTGAAGACTGATCACCGGGCCCGCACCCTGCCAGTCGGCACTGACGACGTACTCGAACGCGAGCCCCCAGCTGTTGGCGGGAGCGTCACCCGCACGTGCCTGACGTGGCAGTTGCACCGGCGTGCGACCGCCGACGACCGTCACCAGGTGCAACGAGGTGAGGGCGTTGGCCGTGCCCGCCGCCGGGTAGGGAAACGACCGGGGCGGTCGGCCGGGATCCGAGGGATCGCTGAGACAGCGGCGCTCCACCACGGAGGTGTCGACCCGTGCGACGAGCAGCGCACCGCTGTCCGGAGACCACCAGTAGCCGCGCGATCTCCCGATGGAGGCGACAGCGGTGTAGTCAGGAAGCCCGTAGGTGATATCCGCGGTCTCGGGCACGGCGAGCGGCCGGTCTCCGGTCCCATCGGTACCCACCACACGAAGGGTGCCCTCGGCGACGTAGGCGATCAGAGTGCCGTCCGGGGAGGGGCGGGGATCTCTCACCGGGCCGACGGTCCGGATGCGACGTGGCGGGCCACCGTCCGTACGTACCGTCCACAGCGAACCGTCGAGGCTGTACGCCACCACCCGAACGCGGCGGTCGGTCGCGTAGGACACCACTCCGGCCGAGCGCATGGGGATCGGTTCGGTACCGATGCGCCGGGATTCCGGGGTTCCCCGGCTGCCGTCGGCTGTCGGACCGGCGAGGATCCGCTCGTCGCCCCCCGCGTACATCCACAGTCCGACGCGCGGAACGACACCGGATTCCGACCGGAGGAACAGCACCCGGTCACCGTCCGGGGAGACGGTGAACTCGCGTGGGACTCCGAGAGAGAAGCGGCGGGTTCGGGCGAACCGGCGGGGAAATCCTTCGATATCCATGATCTTGACCATCTCTGCGAGGGCTTCGCGGCCTGCGGTACGGCGACGGCGACGTGAAACCAGAACGTGGTTGGACAAGAAAAAAGGCTCCAGGCCGGTGGCCTGGAGCCTGCAACTCATGCTGTGACGGGGATCAAGTGATCAACCCTCGTTCGATGATGACCTCAACCGAACGGAATTTATTCTAGCAGCCACGGTCCACGGGCCCGGTCCGACCCCCCACACACGCCCCCGACGGCCGTCCGGGGCCGCGCTCGCGGCGCTGTCCCGCGCCGCCATGCGCCCCCTACAACTTGGGTAGCACACAGGACCGTTGTCTCATTCCCTGGGTGGAGGGAGGTGCACCCCGGCGGGCGGATCCGGAGGCATGACCGGTCCTGAAGGATCTTTCCTGTCCGAACACAAGACCGGAAGGAATCCCTATCGTGCGCAGACGACGTCTCGTGCCTCTGCTGGCCGTGAGTGTCACGGCCACGCTGGCTCCCGCGCTCGCCACCTCGACGGCCACCGCCGCTCCGGCCGCCGCCCCGTCGACCGCGTCCTCGTCCGCCGCCAAGAGCGCGCTGGACCGGTATGTGAAGCAGAAACCGCGGTGGAAGCGGTGCGAAGCCGACGCCCCGGCATCGTTCGAGTGCGCCACGATCAAGGTCCCGCTGGACTACCGGGTTCCCGGGGGCAAGCGGATCGACTTGGCGATATCCCGGATCAAGAGCACCGCGCCCGGCAAGCGGCGGGGTGTCCTGCTCTCCAACCCGGGCGGCCCGGGTGGAGAAGGGATCTACATGCCGTTGGGGATGCAGGACAGACTCCCCAGCTCCGCGCGGCAGAAGTACGACCTCATCGGGTTCGACCCGCGCGGTGTGGGTCGCAGCACCCCGGTCTCCTGCGGCCTGACGCCGGAGGAGGAGGACTGGCTGCGGCCGTACAAGGAGGAAACGTTCGACAAGGACGTCGCCTGGGCCCGCGGGGTCGCGGACAAGTGCGGGGAGAAGGCGGGCGACACGCTCCCCCACATCACCACACGCAACACCGCCCGCGACATGGATCTGCTCCGGGCGGTCCTCGGTGAGAAGAAGATCTCGTACGTCGGCTACTCGTACGGCACCTACCTGGGCGCCGTCTACACCCAGCTCTTCCCGGGCCGGGCCGACCGGTTCGTACTGGACAGCGCGGTCGATCCGGCGCGCGCCTGGCGAGGCATGGTCCAGTGGTGGGCGGAGGGTGCCGAGCCCGCGTTCGACCGGTGGACCGCCTGGGCCGCCGGGCGTTCGGAGAAGTACGACCTCGGTGACACCCCGAAGAAGGTCGACCGGACCTTCTGGAACCTGGTCGCGCAGGCCGACGAGAAGCCCATCGAGGTGGACGGTCAGCCGGTCACCGGTGATGACATCCGCAGCGGCATGCGCGGAGCGGTCTTCTTTCCCCAGGAAGCCACCGAGGCGATCGTGGAGCTGAAGAAGGCCGCGGCCGGCGTACCCGCCTCCGCGAAGAAGCTCGCCGCGTTCGCGGGATCCGGGAAGGCCGGGGCGGCAGGCGGCGCCGCCGAGGCGCCGTCCGACAACATGACGGCGAGCTTCTGGGCCGTGGTGTGCGGCGACAACTCGGCCGCGTGGCCCCGCGATCCCGAGACCTACCGACGGGAAGCCGTCCAGGACAAGGGGCGGTACCCGCTCTACGGTGACTTCACGTCCAGCATCAAGCCCTGTGCGTTCTGGGACAAGTCCGTGGAACCGGCCACCAAGGTGAACAACAAGGTCGGCTCCCTGGTCGTCCAGAACGAGTGGGACCCGCAGACCCCGCTGCCCAGCGGTCAGGCCCTGCACGCGAACCTGAAGGGATCGCGAATGGTCACCGTCCTCGGCGGCGAGGGCCACGGCGTCTACCCGAACGGCAACGCGTGCACGGACGGCACGGTCACCGGATACCTGCTCACCGGCAAGCTCCCCGCGAAGGACGTCACCTGCACGGCGACGGCCGCTTCGAACTCCGAGGCACGGAAGAACCGGAAGCAGGACGTGCTGCCCGGGTCGCCGCTCCCGCAGCGCGCGCCCGACCGTTTCTGAGCCCGGCCGTACGGCCCACTGCCGCATGACCCGTTGAAGACGGGGCGGGACCTCCGGACGGGTCCCGCCCCGTCCGCACGCCGTACACGGCGGCCGGGAGAGGCCCGTCACCGTGTGTCGCGCAGCTGGAGGAGGTACGCGGCAGTCAGCGCGACGGCACGGTCCCCGTCGTGCGACAGCTCCACGAGGGCACGTGAGGCGGTCGTCCCCAAAATGCCCGCCAGCGCCTGGGTCAGCCGTCCGCGTGCGGACGTTCGCGCGGTGTCGTGGGCGAGGCGGTCGACGAGCCCTGTCGCGATCCGGTCCGCCGTCGCCTCGTCACTCGCCAGCACGCTCAGTACGTCGGCCGCATCGGTGTCGTTCCTTCCCTCCGCGATCATGTCGATGAGTGTCGGAACCGCATCGGCCGCTCCACGTGTCCCGAGAGCCAGAGCCGCGTACCCGCGGACCAGGACGTCGGGGCCGGCCAGAGCGTCCCGCAGCTGCGCGGTGGCCTCGTCACCGGGCATCTCGGCGAGGGACCGGACAGCGCGTTCCCGCACCGCTGCCACCGGTGAGCCGAGACCCTCCGCCAGCAGCGCCGGGCCGCCGTCGCCCGATCGCGCCAGCGCCCATCGAAGGGCTCCGGCGACGTTCGGCTCCGTCTCGCTCAAGGCCGCCTCGACCAGGGCTTCCACCGGCACCGGGATCTCGTCGGCCGCGGAGAGGGCCGCGCGCTGGCGCGCGTCGGCGCTCTTGGACCCCAGTGCTTGGAGGAGCGCGACGATCTGGAGGACGTCCTCCCAGTCCGCCGGGTCGGCGGCATCGATCCGGCGCAGCCGTGTGAGCAGCTCGGTCTCCGCAGCGATGCGTTCGCGTGTCTGCCGGATGAGGTCGCCGACGAGCGCCGAAGGTGTACCGGGGTCTTCGAGCGCGCGCCCGATCTCGCGCAGCGACAGCCCCAGCGACCGCAGGCTCTCGATGTGGAAGATCCGCCGGATGTCCTCCCCGGAATACTCCCGATAGCCGGAGCCCGTACGGCCCGAAGGCCGCACCAGGCCGAGCGACTCGTAGTGCCTGAGCATGCGGGCACTGGCCCCGGACCGTCGGGCCACCTCACCGATCAGCACGTCCTATCGTCCCTCCTGGCCGGCCACGCCGAGGGCCACGATGCGCTTGGCCTCCTCGATGGCGAAATCGAAACCGATGTCCGGATCGCGCAGCAGCCGTTGCGTGGCGAGCGCGTGCGCGCGCACGTGCGGGTCAGGGGCCGTCGTCGCAGCACACAGAGCCGGCACGATCGCTTCACCCAGCGCGACCAGTGCCCGGCTGAGACTCAGCCGAGTCTCCTTACCGCCGCGTCCTAGCTGCGTCGCCAGCATCGCGGCCAACCCGGACTCCTCGCCCTCCGGTACGAGCACGACCGCGGCCCGCCAGGC is a genomic window of Streptomyces sp. NBC_01237 containing:
- a CDS encoding ABC transporter ATP-binding protein — protein: MVDDVLGQVAMAAGGQREESLYAHDSGVAAERRSPPGTTMSTHDHAGRDERPHGRWLRPRTDGAPRAAGTVRDLAAALPRAGRGLTAGLLTVTLLTGLLPLVQMGLTSIAVGSLPDAVRHGAGTRAHTRLVLVLAVLTAVFFAAQAAVPLQRSLCRALGTRLEERTRMRVMAAADGEEHGGEGLREAVARARDIRTAAFGPSAAVGGLSGLVAGRLHGLAAAAVLATFQWWAPLVLLGTFLPWDRYFRQEHAKVAKGWAGRTEEQERARYYRDLAFDPAAGKEIRIFGLAGFVGDRFARHFRRAMSPVWRGRGTDLRRFLPRVALVALGYAVVYGSMGRELSNGTLGLTATVLYVQTAGQIWRIVPSFNDLSRLAIGAGAVSAAARLPEPAGHASQRAVPPAPAHRPVIRFENVTYRYPAAADEVLHGIDLTVPAGGTLAVVGANGAGKSTLINLLCGLVRPTDGRVTADGTDLADLASGEWRTGVAAVFQDQVRYPFSVRDNIAVGAAGPVDDAAVLRAAGQAGAAELIGRLPRGLDTVLSRDFTGGTELSGGQWQSIAVARALAGTATGAHLLVLDEPTASLDVRAEAELFGRIIGADTGLTTVLVSHRFANVRRADRIVVLDGGRVTEEGTHDELMRLNGRYAQMFRLQAAHFTDAAKEPAEGRPDVPGPDASVLDVPRPNAEDTDVAAVDLADGRTP
- a CDS encoding ABC transporter ATP-binding protein, with the protein product MRETLRLIRLVLSDSLRADPRLTAAVIALRIAAGVLAPLDAVALGLLVDAALSGNTPASLGYAVMFAVCDAGSSALNHPAGKLELTLREKTDFLLERRVVKAVSEPVTTGHLEHPAYLDQVERARDQSSSLGALVVRLVALVQVLIMVAITVAALVTVHGALALLLIVAIPAVAATGRAESVRMRAEEQLAEPLRHTDRIFELATRPQATAEIRLSGSGPLLRERFRESSAHIAAVRGRAERRAAGITAAGWLVFSTGLLAALVLLVREAIHGRVGVGAALIILGLAVRLIEQVDDITMAVAGARRALIDGRRLLRLVDGIDRAAGTPSPPATGQVPERLAHGIELRGVSFRHPGAERDVLREIDLCLEPGSTVAVVGVTGAGKTTLVKLLCRLYEPDVGEITVDGQGLRELPAEEWRGAMSACFQDYVRFELLAREAIGIGQLADVERESRVRAAAFRADITGVLDGLPHGLDTQLGARWTGGVGLSGGQWQRLALARASMRTSPLLLVLDEPSAGIDAVTEHAIFERYTRASREGALSGAVTLLVSHRFSTVRMADRIVVLDGGRITESGSHDELMRLGGTYAELFHLQADGYGRSGDRTLSTS
- a CDS encoding GFA family protein, with protein sequence MPSDLTPTTEASTGGCLCGHIRFEAMGEPYDPHVCACPHCSRLSGGPIMGWVGFRRTGFSWTGPGTPSSYRSWPTMQRWFCALCGTPLGAAADGEEYLGVCLSALDNGAGIIPIGHSFRHNTPTWLPPIPSTRPPSA
- a CDS encoding ABC transporter ATP-binding protein, whose amino-acid sequence is MTNTHPPKVPVDGSVPAPRSVPLPLPPATFPTGPQDGDVTDGMKEAYWSVHDGAAANATVWQVLARLPRITALIGRLAWGADRSATVTVVVCQLASAAMSAFGLIASVAVLQHLFAQGPTPDRVRAAVPQILLIVGFLAARALMEAAVAAAQARVTPKIRTALECEFFRLTAHVRLEAVEDAEWHDEVHRANDRGLFYARQIVGQVVSLASAGLGLVGTAGVLSLLHPLLLPLLLLSVVPVGAAAVRSARARFHSFKRWNTLQRRVRVFSWLMLDVDAAAELRSDTAQGALLEEHRRLTTKIAAEDSRLGLYSAMLNLAGRAVGGLGTGITYTVLGAMLIAGWLPLAAGAGAVIAIQAGQASLTRLVEVAHLVYEHALWVDDLLAVQERCRQLLPRRTALNAPAQVRTITLENVRFTYPGKDTPALDGISLTLRAGETVAFVGLNGSGKSTCAKLLAGLYEAQQGSVRWNGVDMRDMDAQSVHRQVACVLQEPVRFPFSALSNITISTGTLVDVDPQRAMDAARASGADGVIAALPGQWGAILSKRFKDGQELSGGQWAKVAVGRGLYKKAPLLLLDEPTASMDPPSEHAVYEAVLRGRLREDQITVLISHRLASVIDCHRIHVFDSGRIVESGSHDELMALGGDYAAMFTLQAGGYRPRTPAATATTAVEEATQ
- a CDS encoding S9 family peptidase, whose amino-acid sequence is MDIEGFPRRFARTRRFSLGVPREFTVSPDGDRVLFLRSESGVVPRVGLWMYAGGDERILAGPTADGSRGTPESRRIGTEPIPMRSAGVVSYATDRRVRVVAYSLDGSLWTVRTDGGPPRRIRTVGPVRDPRPSPDGTLIAYVAEGTLRVVGTDGTGDRPLAVPETADITYGLPDYTAVASIGRSRGYWWSPDSGALLVARVDTSVVERRCLSDPSDPGRPPRSFPYPAAGTANALTSLHLVTVVGGRTPVQLPRQARAGDAPANSWGLAFEYVVSADWQGAGPVISLQTRDQRTMWVLRADPVTGTVERLSQHTDEGWVEFPPGAPLHTASGVLVLPQVRGDERTIRMGEVLAPAGLQVRAVLGSVGERVLFTASEEPTEVHVWAYEPGHGFERLTHTPGVHTATAGGDTLVLDSRTPDGQTVTVLRGGRQVGRIAVLAEQPPVTPRPAHLSLGERQLRSRLHLPSWYEPGMDKLPVLLSPYAGPGMQVVTKAHGWYTAVCQWYAEHGFAVLATDGRGTPGRGVRWQQAILGDRLTPVLDDQIDGLHAAAERCEAIDLGRVGIRGWSFSGYLAAGAVLHRPDVFHAAVAGAPPTDRRLYDTYWEERFLGHPRLQPLDYERSSLIPLAGNLTRPLMLVHGLADDNVAPAHTLRFSAKLLAAGRPHSVLLLPGVGHLVTGEGVADTLLRLELDFLKSSLGE